One Thermococcus alcaliphilus DNA window includes the following coding sequences:
- the coaD gene encoding phosphopantetheine adenylyltransferase: MMRKYRKVVVGGTFDRLHLGHKALLRKAFEVGKYVYIGLTSDEMIKTKPYAERILPYEIRLRDLLKFFEINGYKNYRIIKIHTAIGFADRIKSLDAIVVSEETYKGALLVNRARKEKGLKPLDIVTIKLIKSKLGDKISSSLIRAGLIDPFGNPKR; this comes from the coding sequence ATGATGAGGAAGTACAGAAAGGTTGTGGTTGGTGGAACCTTTGATAGGCTTCATTTAGGTCACAAAGCCTTGCTTAGAAAGGCTTTTGAAGTGGGCAAGTACGTCTACATTGGTTTAACTTCCGATGAAATGATAAAAACTAAACCCTACGCTGAGAGAATCCTTCCGTATGAAATTAGGCTGAGGGATTTGCTAAAGTTTTTTGAGATAAATGGATACAAAAACTACCGAATAATAAAAATACACACTGCAATAGGCTTTGCAGACAGAATAAAGAGTTTAGATGCAATAGTTGTTAGTGAGGAAACATATAAAGGTGCCCTCCTGGTGAACAGAGCGAGAAAAGAAAAAGGTCTAAAACCTCTTGACATTGTTACCATAAAGCTAATCAAAAGCAAGCTTGGAGATAAAATAAGCTCTTCCTTAATAAGGGCTGGTTTGATAGATCCTTTCGGGAACCCAAAGAGGTGA
- a CDS encoding phytoene desaturase family protein, protein MRVVTIGAGLGGLLTSAFLAKAGHEVTILEKAPFVGGRFTNLNYKGFQLSTGALHMVPHGENGPLAHLLKLLNANVEIVNSNPKGKFFLEGSLYHYREGWKYLSLKEKAKAMKLLAEIKANRLPSGEDANMSSWEWLQEKIGDNEFVYLFIKSFLGWAVSLAPEEVPAIELAREIKATLKWGGPGLIKGGCKAVTEELARIVRENGGKIITRKKAVEIDENKVITADGEEYPYDVLISNIGIKETVELFGRDKFDREYLKKVDALKPAEGIKINVALKGEPRIGNTVVFTLDTQRINGYNEPSALTPELAREGYTLIMTHQALRSKDVKKEQKLGIEDLYYLFPELDKEGEVLMVQTYLDRNPVNRVASGTHLDFPLENVYIVGDANKGEGGIEVEGIALGVMKTLENLGIGRFSEWYL, encoded by the coding sequence ATGAGAGTGGTCACAATTGGGGCTGGACTTGGAGGACTTTTGACAAGTGCTTTTTTAGCCAAGGCAGGTCATGAAGTAACAATTCTGGAAAAAGCTCCTTTTGTTGGGGGTAGGTTCACAAACTTAAACTACAAAGGCTTTCAATTGTCTACTGGTGCCCTTCACATGGTTCCTCACGGAGAAAATGGGCCCTTAGCCCATCTATTAAAGCTTTTGAATGCCAACGTGGAAATAGTAAACTCAAACCCAAAGGGCAAGTTCTTTCTGGAGGGAAGCCTTTACCACTACAGAGAGGGATGGAAGTATCTTTCCCTCAAAGAGAAGGCCAAAGCGATGAAGCTCCTTGCAGAGATAAAAGCCAATAGACTTCCAAGTGGCGAAGATGCAAACATGAGCTCTTGGGAGTGGCTTCAGGAGAAGATTGGGGATAATGAGTTCGTTTACCTTTTCATAAAGAGCTTTCTTGGCTGGGCGGTTAGCTTGGCTCCAGAAGAAGTTCCGGCGATAGAGTTGGCTAGGGAAATAAAGGCAACTTTGAAGTGGGGAGGTCCGGGCCTAATAAAGGGCGGATGTAAAGCTGTAACAGAAGAGCTTGCGAGAATTGTAAGAGAGAATGGAGGAAAGATAATAACCAGAAAGAAGGCTGTTGAAATCGATGAAAACAAGGTAATAACGGCAGATGGTGAAGAATACCCCTACGATGTGCTCATCTCAAATATTGGAATAAAGGAAACGGTGGAGCTTTTTGGAAGGGACAAATTTGACAGGGAGTACCTGAAAAAAGTTGATGCCCTAAAGCCTGCTGAAGGAATTAAAATCAACGTCGCTTTGAAAGGAGAGCCTAGAATAGGCAACACCGTTGTCTTTACCCTAGATACTCAAAGGATAAACGGCTACAACGAGCCTTCTGCCTTGACTCCAGAGCTTGCAAGAGAAGGCTATACCCTCATAATGACGCATCAAGCCCTAAGGAGCAAAGATGTAAAGAAAGAGCAAAAACTTGGCATTGAGGATCTTTATTATCTCTTCCCGGAGCTTGACAAAGAGGGTGAGGTTCTAATGGTTCAAACTTACCTAGACAGAAATCCCGTTAACAGAGTAGCCTCTGGAACCCATCTTGACTTCCCACTCGAAAACGTCTACATAGTTGGGGATGCAAACAAGGGAGAGGGAGGCATAGAGGTAGAGGGGATAGCCCTCGGCGTTATGAAAACCCTTGAAAACCTTGGCATTGGAAGGTTTAGCGAGTGGTACCTCTAA